The DNA window TGAGTTTTTCTGTGTCGCCATTTTTATTAACTCACTACTGCCCTCACTCCCTCTCGTACAGACATCTGCTAATTCGCTTGCAGATGTTACATAAGCAACTGCTTTGCACTGACATCTGGATGTATTTTTAGCATTCACTTTTTTGCTGTATTCATTGTCTCTTGGCAACTGGATTATGTGAGTGTCTCTGTTTAAGGAGCAGAATATGTTTACCATATGTTCAGCTTGGATATATCCCATAACTGCAGTTTACAATTAAAACAACTGACACATGGTCACTTTTATGTTACAGGTTCTTCTTATGCTGTGGACACCTTGTCTCCAGGAGATCAGATAAAGACTCATTTTAACTGCAGAGCACTACAAAGGATTGGGCAACTTAACCTGCAGAGATCACATGTGAACAGTCTTTCCTACTGTTGTCAGGATTAACTTACAAGTTGCAAATACCAAGATATTTGTCGCTTCACGTCTTTAAGAAATGTTATTCAGTAAAAATATGAGGTCAGCACTAGGGAGAAGTGAGGGCTGTTAACGCAGCTTGTGCTGTGGTGTTATTTttggatatatattttttttaaatcatgtcacAACATAAGTTTGGTTACATAATTATAATGTATTCCTGTTTGTGAGACTTAGACTCTGTCTAATCTGcaaattcatcattcattctgCTACCATATGCAGatgattttcatttttggacttttttctgctgctcaaTAACAGCATGCATCAAATGATCTGAAGGTGAAATTTCATCCGTTCACTTGACATCATAACTCTtaggttctgtgtgtgtgtgtgtgtgtgtgtgtgtgtgtgtgtgtgtgtgtgtgtgtgtgtgtgtgtgtgtgtgtgtgtgtgtgtgtgtgtgtgtgtgtgtgtgtgtgtgtaattatattgtcattagaagtaaCAGAAATCCTGTAAAGCCAACTTAGTGTTTTGTCATCTTGACTACTCGGTCCACGATTCTGTTTTCtgtgccatcagtgtgtgtttgcatgtttttatattcaccCTCATATGATGTGTAGAACATTGTCTTTTTCTGGGACATAATTGTTGTAATATCATTGTTATGTAAGAGGTGCAGAGGAAGCAGTCAGTGCTTATTATTTGCCCTCACACAAATTGCCCAGTAATTGGAACTAATAAGGTTGTGGACTTTGTTGAACTAAACTATGTGTCAACTGGCTGTCAACTCCTATTACTGCACAGCTAATAGCTAATATCAAATTCTGTTGATATCAGGAACCAGGAAGAAATAGGGGGCACTTGGAGTTCATGCTGTtgttggaaaatgtaaaaataaagccttacattttgaaaatgagcaatttctgtattttatcaaataaaaaaacaactatcaCATGACCTAAACCATCTCTCTAGACTTTTCATCATATACTGGCAAAAATAGTCAAGTCTTGAACAACTGAGCTCTTTTCATATGAGTACTGATGTATTAATTAATCAGTGTTGGTTTTATCTCCTTATACATCTGCAACAAGTTCATGGCTTCTatgtctgctgctttttgtaCGTACTTGAGTGAGGTGACTGGCACGTTGAGAGTGGATTGTAATCTGGCCTTTCCTCAGCGTCATATATGCTGACGTTCTGCGGGGCAGTGATCCCTTCAGGATGTGATCCAGCTAGCAGAGGACTTGGCTCCATGTCTATTGACTGGTCTGAGAATAGAGTCCAGGATGAGTGGAATAGTTTCCACAAAGCAGAGTGGAATTACATGCACATAGAATAGAGCTCCTCAATAACCCTTTCAGGCCTGGACAATACAGTTCTCACAATACGAGATTACGAGTTCACATAAATCTTCACAGCTAAACGCAACGGTAGCTGTAATGtggtaaaacagaaaaatgggCTACAAACCATGTAGTACATAGGAAATGAAAATTAAAGACTTAATTAAATACTCTGAAGAAATATCTGAAACTCATATGATGCTGTCTGTGCATCTAAAAgttagtaaaagaaaaaacctaGGTATGAAGCTGATTGGTCAGCACGGTGAGCAGGGTGGAGTATACTGTATTACATCGTAGCTGACGTAGTATAAATAGGATGTAGAACCAGACTCTCCTGTGAGAGGAGGCGTGACAGCCTGCAGACTACAACTTGCTGCTCGTGGAAATGAGTAAGAGAACTTCTTAATGTATGAAATGAATTGtgcaatatttatatataaatatactgtttgttaatgttaaatgttctttatttgtcTTGAACTACAGCCAAACACTCAGGTTAATATTCCCATCGCTCAACACCAGACTAGCAGTATGGAGATGTCCAGTACAACGTAAGTATGTGgtgttcctgctgctgtgcagtgtgttgACACTACTCAAATCGTTGTTGTAATTATTCTTATTGAAATCACTTTTTGTCTCTTCCAAGTGTCCTGCCAGTTGTTGGTGGGTGGCCCCAGTCTGCAGGACTTGTGGAAATTGCTGTCAGGCTGTGCTTGAACCAACGTAAACAACTGTGTCCTCACGTTTGGGTTCCCATCCTGAAGCCTCATCGCTCTTGCATCCGTCCTCCGGTTTCAGATCAGCTGTCCTCTGACTTCCCGAGCCTCCACCCTCCCTTGTCTTTCCTGGATGACTTGGACGATGAGGTTTTGGTCCCGGTCAAGAACAAACAGGTTGTTTTCGCTGACACCAGAGGATTATCTCTAGCAGCAGTGCGAGTGTTTTCTGATGAAGAGGAGCAGTCTGACCTCGACCTGCTGCCATCGCTCCAGGGTTTGGAAAGGATGGCAGAGGACAGCTACTGCTGCACTGTCAGCACCTGCTGCCCAGGAACACATCTCAAACTGGGCTTCTCACAGCCCTCTGCAGATTTCCAGGCCTTCCGTGCCAAGCTGGCAGAGAGCATGGTTGTCCTGGAGAACTGCAGCGTTACTGAACAGGTCCTCCGAGGTACCGTCAGAGTTAGGAACATCAGTTTCCAGAAGGATGTGCGTGTACGCATCACCTTTGATTCATGGCAGAGCTACAAAGATGTGCCCTGTTCTTACCTACAAAAACGCTTCGGAGGACCTCAGACAGACATCTTTGAGTTTGACATTGCCATTCCTAAAGTGCTCGATGCCAAACGGAAGATAGAGTTTTGTTTAAGTTATTTGCCTGGGGGGCGGAGCGAGCCCTTTTGGGACAATAACAATGGACAGAATTACAGCATTGCAGTGTATGTAAGCTCACACCTATGTGAAAGGCCATGACTTACAGCCTAGAACTTATCCTGATGGGAGAAGGAAGGAGGGGTTGACATTTGTATTACTTTTGCATTGTTTTCACtcaatttgtattttcatttttataaatgacaTTTCAGTATCTGCTTTATATAAAAACCTCTGTTTTATTGCCTCAATTCTTCTTTTTCACTCCTTTTCAGTATCAGCATCAAAACGTTGACCTTGTCTTTCAGTCCACTCGATGTCGTCACACACTACATTTTGGCCACTCACTCGCTCTTGCGTTACTGTTGGGCAGGTGGAGGGTGAGCGGGGGATCCCTTTCACTCTAGGCATTTCTGGGATTCCCATATAGGTCAAAGATTACTGGGGAGGGACAAGCAGAAGCCccaaagcagcagaggagctaATCTTAGCTCAGCCCTGTTTAGAGAACTTAAGCTTGCTAGTCTCTTGCAGAGACTGTGATACAATCTATCCATTACGTTCCTCCGATATTCAAAACCCCAACACGCTCAGCGCCCCGGCTTTCATTGTCACTCTGCACCTTCTTTTCTGCAGTAAAGTTCAATGGTGCAACATTTAGACACTGTGTGTCATTAATGATTATATAATCAACATAACTATACAGTTGGTATGGATACTGAAAACTGGATTCAAAACTACAACAAACCTTAATGAGTAGACATTTGGCATTTGTtcttttataaaaacacaaagtccaTCTGGTTCTGACTCTATAGAAAGAGTACTACAAAATATCTGTTATGACTCCCCAGTGTAAGTTTTAAAGGGGGGCGTGCAGCttgttttatgtattatgtCTAGGTTGTATcaaacacaactaaaaaaaatcacatcgCACTAACAGTTcatcataataaaaagaaaccaaacacatGTCAGGGAAAAAAGAGATTctggaaaagacacaaagacgaAAGAAGACTGTGAAGCcttccattttttaaaatgctgttttgatCTGCAGTCGTGGAtgaatgtttactgtgtttccAGCTGTGACCATGATGTAGTTCTGTGATACACACTGTAAGGCTCTTCTAATTAATACTCGCTATTCTATTCCAGACGAGAGGAAAAACATCATGCACACACCCTGAGAGGTGGCTACCTCCACTGCGTTCTGAGCTACACATGAACCTCGGCTATTTTATCGTGTGTAACACTATGTCTTTTTGAATTATAGGCTCACACACTCCCAGGTCTGTCCGACATCAGCTTCTCCCTCAGCGTCCCACACTGATGTTACACACTTTGCAGCTTGGGTCTTTCTTGGCGTTGGCTGTGGTCAGACTCATGAGCTGGTGGTGCCCACTGATCTGCTCCACGCTGCCCTGATCCAAATGAACTGGCTCTGTGAAAAGCACCTCGAGGATGACGTCACTGGCGTGGCAGTAGAGAGGCTCCTCCCCTGGCTGCTGGGGGGCAGTGTATGTGAGAAAAGGGTTGGAGGCCAGATCCAGCATAGGGAGGCGGGTGCGACAGAAGATATCTCCCTCTGAGCCGACAGGGGccagcaccagcaccacatAGTGGTAGgctgtgtacatacagtagaaGTCTGCGAAATACAGGCAGGTGTTGGGATTCAGCAGGAATCCAGCTGGGATCTGAAATCTCAAGGGGCCATATGGGGAGTCTTTGGGAGGGAGGCCCGTATCAAACTCTGTGTTGCAGCTGAAGAAAACGCCATTTAGTTTGCCGTTGATGGGAGAACCATGACTCCCACTGCTGTCTTTTAAGGCTGGACGCATCAATCCTCCACATTCCTCCCTAATCCAAAAACGtaaacaggaaaacagtgtTAGATGTTATGGTTGCTGGCATGGTTTCAGGtttacaatagaaaaaaaaaaaaagatgagtaCTGACCTGACATGGTTGAAGTAGTCTGGGTGCTGATTGCGATAAAACACAGAGAATTTCAGCAGCCTCCCTGCAGAGCCTTTGCCTTTGTCATGAAGCTGCTGTAGATGTTCCATAGCGTAGTCTGCAAAGTTCATAGAAACTGTTTAATCAGCACTAAAGTTTCCACTGCTTTGAAATGCTAATGAGTCCGGTGCTTttctttttgggtttttttttttttttcttttgctacTTCTCTCCACTTCTTTGTCCTTACATACCTTCTGCATGTCTTATGTGgtaataagaataaaacattatcaTATTATCATATTGATCTGTTACGTGAGCTGTCAGACCTGTAATTTCTTACCCCCGGTGCAGAACTCCACCACCTGGCTCCACTCTGAAACCAGGTAGTCACCATCTGGCTGTCGGACAGCCGTTTGAACAGCAACACAGTACTCTGTCCGCGGGCTCAGGAACCAGTGTCCCCTGACTGCCATGGGCAGAGGCACTGCCTTGGCCACCAGCTTGGTTGGTACATCCTGGAGGACAAAGCAGGAAAGGAATCAGACATAGGATGTGAATTCAGTTGTTAAGTCAACCATTTCCCTCCGTAGACTTAGCCTTATTAGCATGATACTCCACTTCAAACCAAAGCTGATGTAACTAGGATACATGTAATCAAatcagctgctttgttttggCCAATGCCTCTGAGAAGCATTGCTAATTACTGCAGACTCAGAGGTCTGTATATCCATGGCAACATCTCTGATGCAAGTTTGTTTGTGCCACTTTGTgtatcagagagagagagaacatatTCTTCATTCAGagacagctcagctcagtttcACACCTGCCCCACCTTCACAAAAGCCCTTTTCAACTGTTGAATTCCAATTTCAATATTAGAGCATAATTAGATCATCTGAAGTCAAATGTTAGAATCAAATTTAGACTGTAAAATGATCACTTTAATCCTAAATGAAATATTGAACACTGTAACCTTCATGACTGTCACTGAcctattttatttgtctttccatttctttgttgttgtttttttacttctttatatttgtgttattttgtctttacGTTGGTTTGGTTCCTTACTTTCCTTTTGaccagagagcagctgtaatgagacaaaacaatttccctctgggattaataaagtttatgaATCCCGAATGTAATCTTGAATGAAGGGAGGACTCATTGCAGAACTGTTGTAGCCTATTAAAGAGCATTTGTTTTAGCCAGTTGTATTTAATAAACTGTTAGGtgtatgttttacatgttcatCTGTGTAGACACAGGGAATTATAAATTGCTAGTAACTACGCATCTTTCCTTAAAGTTTGAGGCTCTAACCTCTCACAgagatattaataataaatagataCACAGTTACACTGGTCTTTGTTGCTTCATGTTTGTGCACCTTCCCAATTAAGAAATTTAATGATGTGTATTGAAGTTAACATAAATGCGGTTCTGTGATGCAGCTGCATTTGTCAGTTTTTGTCCACTTTAACAGGAAACAATGTGCAAGTGAGTCACTGGCCTGAAGCGGTTGACaacacttgttttctgttttttgcctGTATTGGAAGTGACTGAAAGGGCGCaactgcagttttctgtgttCAGACTGATACAGGCTATCATAAGGTCCATAGACTGCGGACCCAACTGGACTTcaatgaaatacaaaatactgtcTGATTTAAGCTGTGTAATCCTATTTTTTTAAGTACATACAGCACAAGCAGGAGTCTGTCAGCTGGTGAAACCTGTGAATTTGGAATATGAATGTAGACAACACAGCAGGGGGGGGGGCGGACAGAGAAAGACACCAATTGTTTCAAACTGTCAGACCCTGTGTTTGAAGCGGTTGGGATCCCTGCTGTCCTTGCGGCTCAGGTCAATGAAGAAGTGTGTGGCTCTGGCAGTGTCTTCTGGGGTCATGTCCCACACGATGCGGAAGGAATCACAAGTCACCTCACAAATCTGGATGTTGCACGGGGTGACGAGAGGCGCATCCATTTCTGTCGTCTGCAGTTAAACCAAGAGATAAGAGAGGATACTTAGATGAGAATGTAATCTGGAATTGTAACgtcagtgctgcagcacagcagatTAGTGTAGAGATTCAATTGTATCACTAAACTGGACACCGTGCAGCAGTTCAGAGACACCACGGCTGGGAAGCACCTCAAGCAATCCAATTAACCTTTCATTTAGGGATCTGTGTCCTGACTTTTTATTCACTGTCCTGCTCTTTTCTCGCCTCCTCTCGCCTTTTCTTGCCCTTAACTGACATTTTCCCATTATTACACAACTCAATGTGCTCCCAGCTGAGTGACTGCTGCCCTCTGCTTTCCTCAAGCATTTCATAATCCACCTACAGCTGTCTCCCAGCAACCACACGTCTGCAGCATCCCTCAATCTTCTCCAGCGTTTCTCAAGTTAGGGGTCAGAAACATGAACATTGCTGCAGCTGTCAGCAACATTTTGAACCACTGGTAactttttagacatttttgCCTCCTCACTGAAGTACATGCCTTTTCAAAAGAGCTGAGCAACTGAATTATTTGCAGCTCAAAGGAAATCTTGAAACAGCTTTTATATTCTTTGGGCAAAAATAGGGGAGGTTTAACTAGGCATCGGCTGCAGGTGATGCATGATCACATTTCCTTAGTTGCCCATCAGAGATTTGTTCCAAGCTGCTGCACAAAGCCTTGAGTTCTGCTGGTCAGCCTGTGTTGTATTTGATTAGCTGTCACCTTCCCTCTTCTAAAACTGATAGTAGCTCACTGTGGTGTGCGCTCAGTAGTCACCTAAGTGTACACCTATTCCTCCATAGTTCGCTTGTTAGTTGGTCAGTTATCATCAGTCTTTGGTTTGTTCTTACAGTCGTCTCCTGTGGTATTTCTCCTTAATGTTTCTGGAATTCAAGCATCTCAACACCAAAGCAGTATATTTCATGTTTCCCTTGTTAAAATCACGCTCTTGCAGAGCATCTGCTAGATCACAGGTGTGACTAAAATAGCCTTCAAGCTATTTCATGTGAACTATCAAACATACTCCCTGTGTGATCCTACAGATGTAGTGTCTGGTGTAGTGTCATTGTCTGACTGGGCGGTTTCTTAAGGTGTTCCTCTGTCACTATGATggacaggctgcagcagctcattaaAGCCTGTGAACTGTGAAATTTGTGCAGTAGCTCATTCAGTCAGGGGCCAGAGGCGAGAGATGTTGCATCACGCACGTGTGTTTCCACGCGtctgttttccagctgctgttCTCATTTCTTGCCATGCAGAGACACTAGAATCTGGGGCAAGAGGAGATTCTCACAGGACAAATCATCCAAGTCCCATGTATCTGTGCGTGTTCCACTTTTGGATCAAAGATATGTGAACACAGTTCAAATGCTGGTTTCCATACAACAGTCCCATTGCTCTCATTTATTAATCAGTCTGTAAAGAGAAATGTGGGTCAATTATCTCTGCTGTAATAATTTGATGGAGGGTCACtccaaatataaaaaacaatgtaaacCTCAAAACATAATTCATCTGGGAGTGGTTAGTACTCGTTTACAGTTATGGTAGCTGAAGCACACAACGCAGAGatatgtttttatctctgtgaGATAGCATCACATGGAATAAGCTGCTGCACTCATGCATATGGAACATGGCACAGTGAGCAACTCTGTGGTTCAAGGGAGAATACTTCAATACACATTGAGATGGTTGGACGAGAGTTGAGGAAATCTTCTCATTCattccattttttttaaactggagTAAAATGGCCATTTGCACAGAACGGGTAGAATTATAAAATGGGCATGCAGTTAAAAAGAGATGTTGTGTGACTAACACAGTTTGCACGCTCTCGCTCAATAAAATCAAGCATTAGCATTAGGAAAAGCTGCACCGATCTCATTACATGATCCAgccagtgctgctgtgtgaaataTCCTCACTCATGTGAAATGACATTGGTGTCATCacacgtgcatgtgtgcatcaATAGAATTACATGCAAATAAACGCCCAGCAGTGACATCTCAACTACTGTACTGTGTTCGTCTGACTTTTCATCTAATATTACTTAAGAGATGCACAAATGAAACTCTCTACTACAGCATCATTTCTTGATCTGTACAACTCAAGAGCACTAGTTATTTTCTGCATCAAtaagaagacagaaataaaagaattcCTTACATGTATGAGGCTCAGATTTGTGATGGAGAGGATTGTGGATGAATTTTACTATCTTCTTTTTCTGCGTTTCTGCTCgcctcctctgctgcagtcGATGATAGATCCCCCAGGAAAACTGATTAGGAGGTGAAACGAACACACaggctcctctctctctctctccttctttttctcctgctctccgCCTGTTTCGCTCTTGCTCTCtgtgtcacacaaacactctaacccctccacctcctcctctcctcccccccaCTCTCAGTCTCATATTTTTCTCTGGGCTCTGCATGATGTTTACTTGACTCTGATGCAGCCACACGAGATGAATCAAAACCTAAAAAGAAAACCAGTCAGCATCATGCCTTCGTTAGCCAGTCATACACAGCACATCACAT is part of the Anabas testudineus chromosome 9, fAnaTes1.2, whole genome shotgun sequence genome and encodes:
- the zgc:77112 gene encoding CBM21 domain-containing protein is translated as MEMSSTTVLPVVGGWPQSAGLVEIAVRLCLNQRKQLCPHVWVPILKPHRSCIRPPVSDQLSSDFPSLHPPLSFLDDLDDEVLVPVKNKQVVFADTRGLSLAAVRVFSDEEEQSDLDLLPSLQGLERMAEDSYCCTVSTCCPGTHLKLGFSQPSADFQAFRAKLAESMVVLENCSVTEQVLRGTVRVRNISFQKDVRVRITFDSWQSYKDVPCSYLQKRFGGPQTDIFEFDIAIPKVLDAKRKIEFCLSYLPGGRSEPFWDNNNGQNYSIAVYVSSHLCERP
- the LOC113151239 gene encoding phytanoyl-CoA hydroxylase-interacting protein: MDAPLVTPCNIQICEVTCDSFRIVWDMTPEDTARATHFFIDLSRKDSRDPNRFKHRDVPTKLVAKAVPLPMAVRGHWFLSPRTEYCVAVQTAVRQPDGDYLVSEWSQVVEFCTGDYAMEHLQQLHDKGKGSAGRLLKFSVFYRNQHPDYFNHVREECGGLMRPALKDSSGSHGSPINGKLNGVFFSCNTEFDTGLPPKDSPYGPLRFQIPAGFLLNPNTCLYFADFYCMYTAYHYVVLVLAPVGSEGDIFCRTRLPMLDLASNPFLTYTAPQQPGEEPLYCHASDVILEVLFTEPVHLDQGSVEQISGHHQLMSLTTANAKKDPSCKVCNISVGR